The following proteins come from a genomic window of Halorussus halophilus:
- a CDS encoding metal-dependent hydrolase family protein, which translates to MILRDVRLLDGTGELYEEAAVQFDRESGRITAVGDATPGPEEAIYDLAGKTIVPGLVDAHVHFSLSGEASVAEVVQMSEAELMLVEARNARKTLQSGVTGVRAMGAKDLDVLLAERIDRGDVPGPRMVANCRSITITGGHGHHLGREVDGPTDCRRAVREQVKQGAQFIKFMATGGVTTPGTDPDTPAFTPEEMDALVDEAHRRGVHVATHAHGAEGVKAAVRAGVDTVEHGTYLDDDAVEMLVAEDVTLVPTLSAPYRIVRNADHATDESLQKTNVVYERHIESFQRAVEAGVEIVGGTDAGTPFNYHGANATEISFMVEHAMDPMDALVAMTGKAADVIGLEDAGTLEAENYADFLVLDSNPLEDTAAIREPRTVVKGGEVVAGEQFGAGGVGERSD; encoded by the coding sequence ATGATTCTACGCGACGTTCGCCTGCTGGACGGGACGGGCGAACTCTACGAAGAAGCGGCGGTCCAGTTCGACCGGGAGAGCGGTCGGATTACAGCGGTCGGCGACGCGACCCCCGGTCCCGAAGAAGCAATCTACGACCTCGCTGGCAAGACCATCGTCCCCGGACTGGTGGACGCACACGTTCACTTCTCGCTCTCGGGCGAGGCCAGCGTCGCAGAGGTCGTCCAGATGAGCGAGGCCGAACTGATGCTGGTCGAAGCGCGAAACGCCCGCAAGACGCTCCAATCGGGCGTTACCGGCGTCCGTGCGATGGGTGCGAAGGACTTGGACGTACTCCTCGCAGAGCGAATCGACCGTGGTGACGTGCCCGGCCCGCGCATGGTGGCGAACTGCCGCTCGATCACGATTACGGGCGGTCACGGCCACCACCTCGGTCGAGAAGTCGATGGGCCGACCGACTGCCGACGTGCGGTCCGCGAACAGGTCAAACAGGGCGCCCAGTTCATCAAGTTCATGGCGACCGGCGGGGTGACCACGCCTGGAACCGACCCCGACACGCCCGCGTTCACGCCCGAGGAGATGGACGCACTCGTGGACGAAGCACACCGCCGCGGCGTCCACGTCGCCACGCACGCCCACGGTGCGGAAGGAGTCAAAGCCGCAGTCCGCGCTGGCGTCGATACCGTCGAACACGGGACGTATCTGGACGACGACGCCGTCGAGATGCTCGTCGCCGAAGACGTGACACTCGTGCCGACGCTTTCGGCACCGTACCGCATCGTGCGCAACGCCGACCACGCGACCGACGAGAGCCTCCAGAAGACGAACGTCGTCTACGAACGCCACATCGAGTCGTTCCAGCGCGCGGTCGAAGCGGGCGTCGAAATCGTCGGCGGCACCGACGCCGGGACGCCGTTCAACTACCACGGAGCGAACGCCACGGAAATCTCGTTCATGGTCGAACACGCGATGGACCCGATGGATGCTCTGGTCGCCATGACCGGCAAGGCGGCCGACGTAATCGGGTTGGAAGACGCCGGAACGCTCGAAGCGGAGAACTACGCGGACTTCCTCGTCCTCGATTCGAACCCACTCGAAGACACCGCCGCGATTCGAGAGCCACGAACCGTCGTCAAAGGCGGCGAAGTCGTCGCTGGCGAGCAGTTCGGTGCGGGTGGCGTCGGCGAACGCAGTGATTGA
- a CDS encoding transporter, whose translation MSGFEDSSLPLGRGAVGGIAAWLFGYLVAYVWKSNAVAETLEGVGFISQLLGGEAVPTWKGVAWLFMNAHFVAAKAPTITGATQTVNLVTAEEGPTALLVLPPLVLILAGIAVAYGLTRSEDPIAGAKSGATLALGYLPLSIGAAFLTSHAIGDTDAAIAPDPVTAILLAGVVYPVVFGGLGGVVPSYLE comes from the coding sequence ATGTCAGGTTTCGAAGACAGTTCTCTCCCCCTCGGTCGCGGTGCAGTCGGCGGTATCGCGGCGTGGTTGTTCGGCTATCTGGTCGCGTACGTATGGAAATCGAACGCAGTCGCCGAGACGTTGGAAGGCGTCGGGTTCATCTCGCAACTGCTCGGTGGCGAGGCAGTGCCGACGTGGAAGGGCGTCGCGTGGCTGTTCATGAACGCGCACTTCGTCGCGGCGAAGGCACCGACCATCACGGGTGCCACGCAGACGGTCAACCTCGTGACTGCAGAAGAGGGCCCGACGGCACTGCTCGTGCTGCCGCCACTCGTCTTGATACTTGCCGGAATAGCCGTCGCGTACGGCCTGACTCGGAGCGAGGACCCCATCGCAGGCGCCAAATCGGGCGCGACGCTCGCGCTGGGCTACCTTCCTCTCTCAATCGGGGCGGCGTTCCTCACGAGTCACGCGATTGGCGACACCGACGCCGCAATCGCGCCCGACCCCGTCACCGCGATATTGCTCGCTGGCGTCGTCTATCCGGTCGTGTTCGGCGGACTCGGCGGAGTCGTGCCGAGTTACTTGGAGTGA